A stretch of the Macaca thibetana thibetana isolate TM-01 chromosome X, ASM2454274v1, whole genome shotgun sequence genome encodes the following:
- the RAB9B gene encoding ras-related protein Rab-9B: MSGKSLLLKVILLGDGGVGKSSLMNRYVTNKFDSQAFHTIGVEFLNRDLEVDGRFVTLQIWDTAGQERFKSLRTPFYRGADCCLLTFSVDDRQSFENLGNWQKEFIYYADVKDPEHFPFVVLGNKVDKEDRQVTTEEAQAWCMENGDYPYLETSAKDDTNVTVAFEEAVRQVLAVEEQLEHCMLGHTIDLNSGSKAGSSCC, from the coding sequence ATGAGTGGGAAATCCCTGCTCTTAAAGGTCATTCTCTTGGGTGATGGTGGAGTTGGGAAAAGTTCGCTTATGAACCGTTATGTAACCAACAAATTTGACTCCCAGGCTTTTCACACCATAGGGGTAGAGTTCTTAAATCGAGATCTGGAGGTAGATGGACGCTTTGTAACCCTCCAGATCTGGGACACTGCAGGGCAGGAACGTTTCAAGAGCCTTAGGACACCCTTCTACAGGGGAGCAGACTGCTGCCTCTTGACCTTCAGCGTGGATGATCGGCAGAGCTTCGAGAATCTTGGTAACTGGcaaaaagaatttatttactATGCAGATGTGAAGGACCCTGAGCATTTCCCCTTTGTAGTTCTGGGTAACAAGGTAGACAAAGAGGATAGGCAAGTGACTACTGAGGAGGCGCAAGCCTGGTGCATGGAGAATGGGGATTACCCTTATTTAGAAACTAGTGCCAAAGATGATACTAATGTGACAGTGGCCTTTGAAGAAGCTGTCAGGCAGGTGTTGGCTGTAGAGGAACAGCTGGAGCATTGCATGTTGGGTCACACCATTGACTTGAACAGTGGCTCCAAAGCAGGGTCTTCGTGCTGTTAA